The Glycine soja cultivar W05 chromosome 4, ASM419377v2, whole genome shotgun sequence genomic sequence GACACATGACTAaactaataagtaataacaGTATAAGATGACAAAACATAGAAGGAAGTTTGAGTCACCTTTCCACCAACTCGCATTCCTTCAACTATTATATACACAGCAGGGGGAGGTTTTGGTGCTGCTTGAGCAGAGAATAAACCATTTGGGTTGTCAACAAATTCGCGCTTCCTTTCCTTTCCCGGTGGAGCTCCCACTTTGAATTCATATGGCTTAAGAGAACAAAGCACCCACGCATCAGATTCAGCACCACTCAAGTACCTTCTAATAGTATCTACGAAATTTATGTTCTGTTGTTGGAATAAACTTTTTATAAACACTTCTAgaacaataaaataagaaactGAAGTGAAATTGTGTTTCTACTGAAATCAACCCTTAGGCAATTAGCTTTTAATAGAAGTTATATCATCTGatattttaagtgaaataatgaattttatttttatttcctaataaattaataaattttattttaattctacctgatatcaaatgaataaattttattagataaataaatataaaatttgctaattaatttattagagactaaaaaaaatattaaagataaaaacaaaattattgttttatcaaggattcaatgtaaaataaaaatttattaagaagaaaagtgaaaaattaaatatttattaaagattaaaaaatatataagtttatgttaaattttagttgttttgttttataagTGCTTGGGAAGAAGTGTATTTAAACTTGCGAgataaaatagggaaagaaacTTAGAGTGGTCTGAAAAGCTCTGCTAGCATAATATGAATAGTTGCGTTGTCTTAGAAAGCAGACAAGGAAAAAGAATGGAACCTGAGCAATGATACGATTTCCAGCTAGGAGTTTAGATTCTCGACTGGAGACAGCTGTGATTCCGCGATATAAGCAATCAAAGTGTACCTGCCAATGCCAGTAAGAACTAAGAACTAGAAATGAAAAGTAAACAAAGAAATAGAGATGAGATGTTGACAAACCTGAACAGTTGTTCCTTTTTCAGCGACTGGACCTTTGCCCTCAACCAAATCATAGTATTTCAATCCATCAGCTGCTTTAAAAACCACATTTATAAGATTGGAATTGATTAATACAGGAAAGGAAATAGACAAGAATCAACTCACGGCTAGTAATGTATTGGTCTTCGGGGATGGCCTTCTTGTTGCGTCTGGCCTCAGCTGGCGGAGATAGGAAAAGGAAGCCGAAAGGCAAGGATGAAATCACAAGTGCAGTGGACCTTCTCGAACCACAAACTGAATGTGCCATGGATATTTCTTTGGACCTCCTGCTTCTTACCTTTGAATTTGAAAGCACGCCACCACCTCCATAACCATAATCAACGCTCCAATTAGTAGAAGCGCAAGCGCAACTGCAAGGGGAACTCATTGCCACTACACTACTCCTCCTCCACCTCTGCTTTCGTTTTAGCCTATCCACTCCCTACAATTACCCATTTgcccttttctctctttctcttactTCTTGCCCACCTATTtataattgtatatttattgtgaaaatCATGGgacaatataaatttatataaaaaattatgtcttAAGTTTCTTTATTAGGGTTCTCCTGGATTAACATTTACTTTATTTCAATTAAGACTTCTTAaggtttaaatatttcttttgtgaCATAATAATTACTGGCATGgctaagaagataaaaaaataaaataaagaatgacATTCTCTACAATGTGACGATGATACATTGATGAAGATAATTGGCTTACAAGCATACGTATATAACTAATCTAAACTGCGCTACAAAATTGATTAAAGAATGCAATAGCTAGTTTACTACTAGTTCTAATTGACCTATTTTATACCCATGATGAAGGGGGTTAATTGTGTTTTTACAGCAAACAAAACAATCATGACAACTTTGTGAAAGGACGTTCTGACACGTGTCACGGCCCACTTAGTAGGTCGCGGTTATCGTAGGGTTCGTGATCCACGGCGGTGACTATGGTGGCGCTCTGCTCAGCCATTTCTGTATCTCCGGCTCCCGATGGACGCCGCGGCGACTGCTCCGGCGAATGATCTCTTGGGCCCCCAGTCGCACCTAACGTTTGAGTTTCGGTGCGTCCCTTGGATGGTTTCTTCTTTAGAGCATTCTTATGCCACTGTTTCAGTGCCTTGGATGTTTGCTCATCAAATATTGACTTCTTCATCGTGGATCCCATCTGAAACAAATTCATTCAATATCTATTGAAACTCCTCGGAGCCCAAAGTCCAAagctaaaataatattatattgaatGCACCTGAGTAACAAGCGCATAGAGTGGAAGTGTCACATAACTGCAAACCACTTGAGCTCCTAACCTGCAAAAGTTCAAGTTAAACAAACTTTAATGTCTGATGAAATCCTAGGTTGTAAAACACTGCAATGGTATCTTGCCTTTCAAATCTAATATTGCCAATTCAAGTTGTTACATAAATGTAGGttacttttgtatttattttagagTTTTCGTAaacttgtaaattttaattttataaatttgactagtagaaaaaataatattaaaaaatctattaataACATATACACTTAGCAAAATATTCTTAACACaacaataatttaacattttaactTCATAATAAAACCAAATAGCAaatcacaataataaaaaagtgtaacagaatattaatattaaataagatcaaaatatacaaatgaccaaattatatataaattcataaaaataaaaacataagttATCAAAGTgagaacatttttaaaaaaagttaatttcttaaaattatgagTCATGATAAAATATTGTCATTGTGGggttaatataagttttaaaaaaaaaatatttatttagagaattaacttattttatttatataaagtcctaaaattaaaagagttaATGAGTTAGAAATAATCATACCtatgatttcttttttctcctttttccatCATTGATAACTAGGATCTACTTTATATATtgttccttgttttttttttattattattttaagccAAAGAATGTTAGTTAGAAAGATTTGAACTCCTAATCTCTCTCCTACCCTTTTTTCCTTAGTCATTTTCTAACCATTAGATCAACCTCGTATCTTTTGTTActtgtttttcttaaattaatgtGTGGAATAAATTGTAGAATGAAGTGATTAATCctaaataattacataaaattcTCTGTTTGTGTAACTGTTATGTTAAATGTGCATCACTGCCATGGGATACGACTTACCCGAGAGCTACtctgacaatcatgagactatCATCCTCGTAGAAGCAAGATGCCCAACCAAACTCATACTGCACCAGAAGCAAGAGTCAAATACACAATTATGAgtttgagaagaaaacaaaggaaTTATGAAGTGTTTGTTAATTACCCATGTCCACCAGAAGTATGTCAGCTCAAATGCATTCTGGGCATGTGAAGCAAAACATCAAGTTGTGAGAAATTCTTCAAATATTTAAGGATCTCAGATATGCATAGAGTATTTGTCAAGCTACTAAACTATAGTAAAAAGAACAGCACAGGACTGAGTACCTGAAAGAGGACATAATGGATGAGATAAAGAACTAACTGAGGCCATGCAAACCAAAAATACTTGTCAGAGACTTGCACAAGAGGGATCCCTTGCACTACAGCATGCCTTTCTGATATGTCAAGTGCCATTCGAGTTATAATTCCTTGAAGCTTTGTTCCAACGGCCAGAATCACCTTCAagttaatcaattaattattagtctAAACTGAAATACACACGCGCAATTGGCACTGAAGATATATCTGCTCACCAGTAGTGGAAGAAAAGACACCCAGAAAGCAGCATGCCATCCTGAAAAGAAGTTAGCAATTACGTTCAATAAGAATTTGAGTGCAAAATAAGGAAACCAATTGACAATTAGGTGAATGACAAACCATGGACATTCACAAGCAAGAATAACACCACTGATCCCCAAAGTAATGGACTATCAAAAGCACAAATGTATCCTCATTAGAAGAAACCAAAGATTAAGGGAGTAAGGAATGAAGTACCTCTTAACAACATCACTCCATGAAGCTAAATTACTATAACACATAAAACCAAAGTCATGGCAAACTTGTCAAAATTACCTGATTCCTACAACTACCTTAAAGTCATCTTCTAATGACCTCttgatatatttttgaaaatcaaacTTACTTCCCGGTGCTAAATGAACCTGCAAAAATGAAGGGGGCATTAACCTTAGTTAATGATAAAGACAAACAGTGCAAGCATATTACTGAAGTTGCATTGCCAAAACTACTAACAGTCACAAATCCATGTCTCATGGTCAAGTAGTCGGCCCTACGAACAGATCTGAAAAATTGTCGAAAAAAGCATACCTGAAAATTGATCAAGAACATATTATTGACCGTGGATTAaagcaaaaaatgaaaagaataataaat encodes the following:
- the LOC114408491 gene encoding peptidyl-prolyl cis-trans isomerase FKBP18, chloroplastic isoform X1, with product MSSPCSCACASTNWSVDYGYGGGGVLSNSKVRSRRSKEISMAHSVCGSRRSTALVISSLPFGFLFLSPPAEARRNKKAIPEDQYITSPADGLKYYDLVEGKGPVAEKGTTVQVHFDCLYRGITAVSSRESKLLAGNRIIAQPYEFKVGAPPGKERKREFVDNPNGLFSAQAAPKPPPAVYIIVEGMRVGGKRTVIVPPENGYGQKGMNEIPPGATFELNVELLQVVAT
- the LOC114408491 gene encoding peptidyl-prolyl cis-trans isomerase FKBP18, chloroplastic isoform X2, with amino-acid sequence MSSPCSCACASTNWSVDYGYGGGGVLSNSKVRSRRSKEISMAHSVCGSRRSTALVISSLPFGFLFLSPPAEARRNKKAIPEDQYITSPDGLKYYDLVEGKGPVAEKGTTVQVHFDCLYRGITAVSSRESKLLAGNRIIAQPYEFKVGAPPGKERKREFVDNPNGLFSAQAAPKPPPAVYIIVEGMRVGGKRTVIVPPENGYGQKGMNEIPPGATFELNVELLQVVAT
- the LOC114408490 gene encoding MLO-like protein 9, coding for MAGGGEGGDTRQLDLTPTWAVAAVCAIIVIISILLEKIIHKFAKMFEERKQHALLEALEKIKAELMVLGFISLLLTFGQNYISKMCIPSKYAKTMLPCVPPEERHGAGHHTEEAGGGEAKDGGHRRRLLSYERRFLASGGGGQSCKPGYTPLISVTGLHQLHIFIFFLAVFHVIYSAITMTLGRAKIRGWKAWEADHIVDQDALNDPRRFRLTHETSFVRDHNSIWTKTPVSFYLVCFFRQFFRSVRRADYLTMRHGFVTVHLAPGSKFDFQKYIKRSLEDDFKVVVGISPLLWGSVVLFLLVNVHGWHAAFWVSFLPLLVILAVGTKLQGIITRMALDISERHAVVQGIPLVQVSDKYFWFAWPQLVLYLIHYVLFQNAFELTYFWWTWYEFGWASCFYEDDSLMIVRVALGLGAQVVCSYVTLPLYALVTQMGSTMKKSIFDEQTSKALKQWHKNALKKKPSKGRTETQTLGATGGPRDHSPEQSPRRPSGAGDTEMAEQSATIVTAVDHEPYDNRDLLSGP